aaagtgaTTCTTAAATGTGGGCCCTGCAGCTTAAAATCCCTCAATCTGTTCATGCATTCTTAGAGGAGCAACAAGATATAACATGTTACATTGTGTCTTTTATCTCTTTAATTAAAACTAAGCCAAAATTCTGGAAGTGTGTGAAAAATTAAGTGCACACTTAATGCTTTTGTAGCAACTAAGACGGTAAGTAGTAACCACGTGCTGCTAATTAAaagcacttgattaactgatcaccaGTGAGTGTGAGCAGCAATCTGCAAAGTAAAATaagccatttccaaacaatttcaAGTCCATCATTCTACAATAAGAGAGATCATTCAGAAGTTGAAGACAACAAATCTTTGCAGGAGTCGACATCCTAGCAAATTTACCCTAAGATCAGACCCTGCAGTACTTGCAAGTAAAAATTGCAagaaacccaagagctacatctcagactctgcaTGCtttagttagcatgttaaatgttaaaattcattACAGCACAACTAGAAAATGACTTAACAAGTATGGCTCTGATTctaattctgattctgatggcATATTTGCAAGGGGTGACAGGAGaatgcctcttctctctaaaaagaacatgtcaGCACAGCTTAGGTCTCCAAAGTATAatttgaacaaaccacaagacttctgcaACAGTGGGCCTCACTTACTTATATTTGTGTGGAAATGTTTTTGCCATACGCAAAAAATACTTTCACTCTCAAAAGTTctcaccctcaccctcacctaGGGTCATGAATGTTGGTTAGTGACTGAAAGGATATGAACAGCGGAAATGAGTTTCCTCCGAACAGTGGCTGTGCTTTTCCTTAGTGatagtattttgttttctttacatccCTTTTTTGTAATTCTGAGCACTTTGTGTCCAACCAAAAgccaatattaataataactataagtgttattgttattattagtatCACTAGTAGTAGTGTGCATTTTAAAGACCTTTGTTTAAATTCCTTAGGTGCAGTGCATGGTCAGAGGGACTTCTAAATTTATTCCTAAAGTACCAACAAATTCAGGCACAAAAATTTTCTAAAATCACAGATTTGTGCCTGAAACATTCGTGTGCACAATTTATGCACAGATTTGTGCATGCACACTGTAGTAAATGAGGCCCAATACcctgtttggccataatgcacagcaccagtTTCAGCAAACACATTCAGCATATCCAGGGTATGAGTTGTCATACATAAGCCATACAGAAACAGTTACTTGAAGTTAATGCTGCTAACATTGGTTTCTGTTGAATCTAGTGTACACTTATTTTTTCACACGCCACTTctgtatttttgttaaataaataagatgCTGTGTAATGGTATCATGTGGTATTGTTAATCTGAGATAGTCTTTAAATAACATTCAGACCTGGTTAAGACttgtcgtgtttttttttttgtttatatatctatattatggctaaagcacttctggatggatgcaaactgcatttcattgccTTGTACCtctgacatgtgcaatgacaataaagttgaattctattctattctattgtttcCCAATTATGTTGTGatacataaaaccttagaactgaaaatgggtttttctttttcaagacTGTGGATTTAAATTGCATGTAAATCTACTCATGGTGCATACTCTGATTTTATGGTTTCCTGCAGGGAGATCCCAATGTTCCTGCAGGGCAGCTCACACTGGATGTTAACCTGTGTCGGCCTGTGGTCCTCCCAGACTTGGAGCAACAGTGTAACATTGAGGAGCTGTCACGGCTAGTAATGGGAGTGCATGAGGAAGTACAGAGGGAGCAGGAACAAAAGGAAAATGGCACTTCTGCCACAGGTAGATGTGCAGCTGAAGGGGCCTGTGGTGGTTCCAGCGCAGCAGAGGAGATGGAGTCAGATCACGGTGCTTGTTCAGACAGCTGTGACTCTAGTCACAGTAGCAGATCCAATCCTGAAACACAGCCTTTTGTCTTGCCTATGGGGGTCATGGCTCGCAACGAGGAGTACCCTCGCACCTGCAGAAAATGGTGAGGATTTGGCTAACAGGCTTTTGTTACAGAattcaaaatattttgaaaGGCATTTACCATAAAGGGCAATGATATTAAGGTAATGGTCACAATTAATTCATCAATGAAGGAAAATACTGGTCTTCACTCTTGTCTCCAAAAAgttcattctgttcatctggacatagcattttgtgggagaaacgtttcgtcactcatccaagtgacttcttcagtcgaGACTGAACGCTACgtccacaaaacgctacgtccagatgaacagaatcaactttttggagatttactttcctggatgattgagaatgcatcaagacgtctTCACTATTGCTTTTAATATCCTGTGCATAGTGTACGTTTATGAACCAGTCAATATATGTAACAAAATGTATTAATCGATGAGGACACGTATCTCTCTTTCAGCTTCTATGGGACAGGCCTGATTGCTGGGCATGGCTTTACAAGTCCGGAGCGCACCCCGGGGCTCTTTGTGCTGTTTGATAAGGACCGGTTTGGTTTCATCTGGCTGGAGTTGAAGTCTTTCAGTCTGTACAGTCGCCTGACGGACAACTTACCTCACGCTCATGCCCCCGACTTGGAGCGATTTGAGGCCATGCTGCGCAACATGCAGTCCTGGACATCCTGATGCACCAAGCTTTAAGTCTCCTCCCACAGTAATAGCCATCATAACAACCATTCTACACAATTACACCTCTGTCTTCTGCTGGCAACGATACTATCATGATTAACTTAAGAGTTTGAAAGGCATTAGGTGTTACCATCTAACTTTAGCTTGTTCCAATCCAAACTCTTTGAAAGGCTGCCCGTGTCACTGTTTGTCTTCACCTAACGTATGACTTTAATCCTCCAGTGCAGCATGATAACAGGTCACAAATTGATTTATTCACTgtaggacaaaaaaaacaacaaaaaaaaaagaacaaaggaatGACACCATTTATTATAGATCAAACTGTATGTGCCTCTGATTCTAAATCCATGTCTGTACTTGGCAGTGCTTGAAGAAGACAAAGGTGTCCAATGTATTCTACTATATAATATAGTATTATACTGAGTTCAGTGCCCAACATATTAAACTGCatgctgcatttatttacacTCATAACCACTATCTGAACCagttttgttttcaataaagCAGCATGCCTTTTTCCCCCTCAGTTTTTTCCTTTAGAGACATCCAGACTTTAGAAAAGACAGCATCTCAGGTGTTTCTCTTTGCCCGACATTAGTGATACAAGGACAGACGAGTATTAAGTACAACAAACGTGTTTTAAGTTTCATTCATTGTATGGTGTCAAATAGAATTGCTGAATATGTTTTACAAGCGGGCAATTTTCTAACTGTTCACCCGCCGTCTTATCAAACACGGTACTTACATCAACCAGCGTTGGTCAGACGTTTATGTCCTTCAGCAACATCAGACATGCTTACTATCACCACACCTGAATTATGTAAGATGGAAAAAGGAATTGTAATGTGACAACGATAACATTTACATAATCTGGATTTATTCAAAGTATCAGCGTTAGACAGTTTGTGCTTCTGTAACTATGGTATGAAACTGAAGCTTCACTTACCTTTGAAATGTATTGAGTTTGTTCGTTTAATGGCTGACACAGTGTTTGCCTGGCTTTATACCTGCAAAGTTATTCCCTACAGGTTTCCCAGTTGTTTTAAATTCTAGACCTAGTAGCTGAACATTATACGATCTAACAGCGCAGTACCAAGTAAGTGTCTGTATGTCTCATTATGGCCTGATGGTGATGCCCAGTAGCTTTCCTACTCCAAGTGCACTTTTCTGGGCAATATATTGAATCATTTGAAAACCACTGGCCAGCACTTTTATATCAGACTGCAGCTTTACTAATATTTGCAAAAAATAGATATCTGCTAAAGCGttgttgtgtttcctttttgtcCCTCCATTAAATTCCATCTCAACTTTAGTGAATTTGTTTGATAAGTTATTTTCTCTGTAACCCAGCTGTTTGAATAATTTGCCTTTTAAAAGTGTTGCTTTGTACTATTTTAAATGCCATATGCCTGAATTTGTGGAAAACTAAGTTTGACCTATTGAACTGCTCACATCAGACTTCAGGGAGCTTTTCAGCTTAAGCGCTCTTCTCAGTAATGAAtaaacaaaagaggaaaaaaaaaaaaaaaaaggaaaagaaccaGGTTGTCACATCTGTTTATTTCACACCATTTTGCATGTGTATTGTCATCTACTCTCACCCCCAGCCGATCCAGCAAATAGTCACTCCTGCCTGAGCCATTGTTCTgccagaagtttcttcctgttacaagggattttcctttccactgtcaccaaagtgcttgctcataaggtgATCATCTGGCTATCTGATTACTCTGAGGCATTTACTTTgcattataaagcaccttgagaaaactgttgttctgatttggtgctatgaaaatgaaattaattaaaacactttaaacccCGATTACAAGCAGCAGAACTGAATCGCACATCTATTAACCATAGTTTACTGGCTAGTATGAGTTGTGTGAATGTAGAATGGAAAGGCAGGCAATTAAGTCATAAGTGATTAAtttatgcattttattattTGGTAATGATATCAAAAACTGACGTAACAGAAGAGATGCGAGTTTTCTACAGCTCGCTGCGTTTTGCATTTTCCTCATGCCGTTTGAGCTTCTCTGGCACGGTCTGAGTCAGGAAGACAAAGCGCTCCTTCTTCAGGTGCTGAGCAGTTACCTGCGTTGTTAAACCAATCGCCAGGTACTTTTCATCTGCTTCATACTTTGGCCAGTGGACAAGGTTGTGCCCATTAGGAGACCTACACGCAGACAGATATACACGATATAACAATGTGGTATTATCTCCCAGTATACTAAAATATGTAAGCTTACCCTGTGCGAGCAAAGTTGCCCCAGTAGCTCATCATGGTTCTGCTCAACTGTTCCTCCTCCACAAAGCATGGATCTAAAGTGATAATCTTGTAAAAAATCCTGCACTCCAACCccagaaaaccccaaaaactaACAAACCAAATATCTCATGCTCAGATTAAACTTTTTAGGTTTCACTCACGAGGCAGTTTAACGTGggtagttgtgaagcaaaatcCCATCACTGTAAAAATTTCATCTGTATGATCACTCCCAACAAAGCTCGGTCTTCTTTTCTGCACCATTTTCAAGGAATGCTGGTACTCATACAGGTATACAGGAGCACCCGCTTCTAGAATTAGACAAACAAGTGTCACACTTAGTAAGAGCggtaaatatgaaataattgtTTCTAGATAAATGTGCATTAATCTATAAAAGTTACCTCTGTGCGCATTAGCAGTTTTAATGACTGGAATATTGAATATAATATCTGCAGTAACCTCAGAGAACCCATCTCGGTTTTTCACACGGTTGGCACCGTTTCCAATATATTCATCAATTATCAAATTTTTGATGAATGCATCTTTAGGCTTAAGGAAATAAAGAACACATCAGTGAAAGATGCTTGAGCAGGTTGGGTTCATTTTGTGATATCAGGCAGTGTGTGCTTTACATTGGGATAGAAGAAGGCCATTGCATTGATGACTTGTGCCCGATCCATTCCTTCTGCCCAATTTTGTGGAACACTAATGAATAactaaaagaaagaataaaaacctTGCTGCACTTAACATTGCcggtttaaacaaaaataagataTCAAATTTTGATGGGCACTTACATTTTTTAGCATCCATCCCGCTTCATCATTATTCACACCCATCATGAATGGTACAGTGAGGAGTTCATGTTTACGAAACAGCTCATCCACAGGTTTTGTCAGGAAATGCCCATCAACATTTACAGGACATCTTAACCGTCGGTCCTTGtgaataaaatgcacaaaagtaAAAATTCCAATAgcgtaaaacagtaaaagataagtaaataagtaaaaatagTTCCCTTGAGTTATTTAAGAGACATCATGAGACtgttcagccaatcagaaatcCACATCAGGTTTCCACCCAGTAATTTACCTTGGTAAAATCCACTATGGTATCAATATCAAGGCTTCTTATGCAATCAGCAAACGTCTTTGTGCTTTTAAGGCTGCAGCCAGATGCATTTGAAACCTCCTGGTGAAAAGATATCAATTTAGAAAAGCAAACCTGTTGCATTATTCTTACTGTTTTACAATGAAAAATGATTAACATCCCCCAGAATAACATAATAAACCTGTGCCTTTAGTAGAGGATAATTTTCCACAAGTAAATCCATTGCAGCTGTGCCGCTCTCAGCAATTGCATGATGAAACAGCCCATCAGACAGTGGTGACAGGAGCTGGTGATTCAAGTAACACATGACATATTAAAGGTTGGTTTCCACAGCAAAAGTTTATATAAAGTTCCTCTAACTGTAGATTCTTACCAGAAGAGACACGCTCACTCCACCAGCAGACTCTCCAAATATAGTAACTAATCCTGGGTCTCCTCCAAAGCTGTGAATGTGCTGCTGGATCCACCTGAGAGCTTCAATCTGATCGAGCAGGCCAAAGTTCCCCGAAATGTGCTCATCTCCGGTGCTGATAAAACAAAGAGTTGAATGGCATACTAAGCTAAATTTAGAGTTGGTGAAGGTGAGCAGTCtttgaaaatggaaaagaacAGGACAACAGTATGTTCTAATTTGGTAACTTAAGTTTATTTACCTGAGAAAACCCAGAAGTCCTAAGCGATACTGGATCAGAACCACAACCACGTCCTGGTAAGCAGCCAGGGCAGATCCATCATATGTTGAAGCTGATCCTACTGTGAGGCCTCCACCATGGATCCAGACCATgacctggggaaaaaaaacaaaaaaaaacaaaaaaaaaacaaaaaaaaaaaaactcagataTTTTTGATTCttcattcttatttttctttcaaagcAATTTTTGTGCCTGCTAAGCACACTGCATGAGTCTCAATTAATAAGtattaaattaatgtttaagataaacaaaaaatatttgggtATAAAGGCAAACCCATTGCAACTGGCTCTAAAAGGGGGTGTTTTTTTGTCATATGAAAATCCTTAAAAGGAAACCAACTGTCACTGAAAATTTCTTCAGCAATGACCAGCAAGGCTCAAAACCTACAGCAAAAGGTTCTTACTGGGAGCTGGGCATCATCAGCTCTTTTAGCAGGAGTGTAAATGTTGAGGTAAAGGCAATCTTCAGAGATGTCTGGGATATCAGCCAACAAGAAACCGAGTTTATCAAGCAGTGCCAAAGCAAATCGCTCAGGTTGTATGcacctgaaaaataaaaacatttaataaatgctggatgtttttcaaactgtgttttaCAACAACTGAAGCACATGTTTCTTACATTGGTGGCTGTTTAGTGGCATATCTTACTCCTTCCCATCTTTCTGCAGGCTGAGGTGGAGCCAGTCTCAAGGAAGGGCCGAGGGGTGGTTTAGCAAATGGGACACCCAGGTAGGCATGGACGCCAGTCTCCTTCCCTTTCACACTCACATACTCACCTTTCAGGCTCCCGAGCTTTGTGTGGACTACAGGCGCTGTCAGGATATTAGAAATCAGTGAGAATCATAACATAAAGCTTCATGATTTATGAAATCTAATATTTCAGATTTCAAAAATACTTATAGTTGTAAaaagcagggggaaaaaagaactaCTTATTTATTTGTAGCTTCCATCAAATTACAGTCACCCAGCTATGTGAAGATCAGTAATGAAATACTAGAGCCAGTTAATATAAACCAtgtgtgtccttgatccagttATGGACATACAGCTGGAGGTGCACAGTCCAGAGATAAACACAAGGGCACAGATGTCATTGTTCATAGAAGCGTTTCACTTTAACTTACCTCTCAGCTGTGTAGcaacacagagaaataaaacgGACATTGAAAACCAGAAATTCAGCTTTGCATTGGACTTCATTGTGGTCTTGATACACATTACAACAATCGGCGACTTTGCAAAAACTAAGTGCCAGGAGAGGCAGTCCGTCCTCATGCAGATTCCTCCGCGTAACTTAAGACTTAATATAGCGTGCAGGGTGTCACGTGATTCCACCAATTTTAATCGACAGAAAAACAATCTCACTTCTTCCATTTAGGATGAGTTAAACGCGGAAATTGTTTTTACTACCTGGATAAAtctatgtgggttttttttttgcgaggGTGATCACTTTTCATAAAGGTATTTATGAGCAAAAAAAAGGTcgacaggggtgggcaatctcagtccacgagggccggagtccctgcaggttttagatctcaccttgggtcaacacacctgaatcacatgatcgttaccaggcctctggagaacttcggGACACGTTGAggagccatttaaatcagctgtgttggttcgaggacgcatctaaaacctgcagggacaccatgcccacccctggtatagatgcagtggcggtcctagcctgcttacctgcatcttttgctcgtttctcctcctcttcttttctcttttttctaaactggggacttgatggctttgaacttttcttgtccatcttccattgcttttaattttgaactccagtatgaacacaaatcccccaacccgacgatcaccacaacataacctaacagacctacaccttagttcacagattcactttgtctaaggtgtatttctaggatttcgcacaacccaggattcaaatcatgaatacatgatgggcttggatttacatcattatgaatgaaatgtgctctatagaTCAACAAACGCAAAAGCACGAATGTCAATGTTCAAAGAAGTGTTTCCTCTTACTCACCGTCCAGGTCTGCAGcaacacagagaaataaaactgGCATTAGAGAGCAAAAAGTCTGCCTGGCATGGCACGTCATGGTGGTGTTGGGGCAGATTACGACACACGATTGTGCAAAAAGTGAGAGAAAAGCCAAGAGAAGTAGGGCTTCCTCATATGAAGCAGTCTCCTTGTAAGCGCATGTACTGTATCCTGCGGGGTGTAACTGGATTGCACTGATTTTAAGGCACAGCAAAAAGCGATCAAAGTACAGCAAACTGTCTGTCCCACTGCTGTCAAGTCAGTCAGTGTCGTTGCCTGTAGGTTACGCAGACGGCTGCGTGTTGAGGGAAGCAGTATCCAAAAGCAGACGCGTGGAGGCAGATTGAGCTGTATCAATACCAATACTTTTAACCAATAAAGTGAGGTTATGTAGACGAGAGCAGCGAGTCATTATCCGTTTGCCAAATTTTGAAACCAGTTTAATGACCattaaatcactgtgatttttacttttcgcagcaaaacacatctttcagtttttcacgTAAATacattgtaatgtaaatgtgCCGGTCTTTAAAACACTTTGGGTCAAcctctgctgtttaaatgt
This Astatotilapia calliptera chromosome 7, fAstCal1.2, whole genome shotgun sequence DNA region includes the following protein-coding sequences:
- the LOC113026987 gene encoding liver carboxylesterase 2-like isoform X2, which codes for MEEVRLFFCRLKLVESRDTLHAILSLKLRGGICMRTDCLSWHLVFAKSPIVVMCIKTTMKSNAKLNFWFSMSVLFLCVATQLRAPVVHTKLGSLKGEYVSVKGKETGVHAYLGVPFAKPPLGPSLRLAPPQPAERWEGVRYATKQPPMCIQPERFALALLDKLGFLLADIPDISEDCLYLNIYTPAKRADDAQLPVMVWIHGGGLTVGSASTYDGSALAAYQDVVVVLIQYRLGLLGFLSTGDEHISGNFGLLDQIEALRWIQQHIHSFGGDPGLVTIFGESAGGVSVSLLLLSPLSDGLFHHAIAESGTAAMDLLVENYPLLKEVSNASGCSLKSTKTFADCIRSLDIDTIVDFTKDRRLRCPVNVDGHFLTKPVDELFRKHELLTVPFMMGVNNDEAGWMLKNLFISVPQNWAEGMDRAQVINAMAFFYPNPKDAFIKNLIIDEYIGNGANRVKNRDGFSEVTADIIFNIPVIKTANAHREAGAPVYLYEYQHSLKMVQKRRPSFVGSDHTDEIFTVMGFCFTTTHVKLPHPCFVEEEQLSRTMMSYWGNFARTGSPNGHNLVHWPKYEADEKYLAIGLTTQVTAQHLKKERFVFLTQTVPEKLKRHEENAKRSEL
- the LOC113026987 gene encoding liver carboxylesterase 2-like isoform X1 produces the protein MEEVRLFFCRLKLVESRDTLHAILSLKLRGGICMRTDCLSWHLVFAKSPIVVMCIKTTMKSNAKLNFWFSMSVLFLCVATQLRAPVVHTKLGSLKGEYVSVKGKETGVHAYLGVPFAKPPLGPSLRLAPPQPAERWEGVRYATKQPPMCIQPERFALALLDKLGFLLADIPDISEDCLYLNIYTPAKRADDAQLPVMVWIHGGGLTVGSASTYDGSALAAYQDVVVVLIQYRLGLLGFLSTGDEHISGNFGLLDQIEALRWIQQHIHSFGGDPGLVTIFGESAGGVSVSLLLLSPLSDGLFHHAIAESGTAAMDLLVENYPLLKAQEVSNASGCSLKSTKTFADCIRSLDIDTIVDFTKDRRLRCPVNVDGHFLTKPVDELFRKHELLTVPFMMGVNNDEAGWMLKNLFISVPQNWAEGMDRAQVINAMAFFYPNPKDAFIKNLIIDEYIGNGANRVKNRDGFSEVTADIIFNIPVIKTANAHREAGAPVYLYEYQHSLKMVQKRRPSFVGSDHTDEIFTVMGFCFTTTHVKLPHPCFVEEEQLSRTMMSYWGNFARTGSPNGHNLVHWPKYEADEKYLAIGLTTQVTAQHLKKERFVFLTQTVPEKLKRHEENAKRSEL